The following are encoded in a window of Gasterosteus aculeatus chromosome 5, fGasAcu3.hap1.1, whole genome shotgun sequence genomic DNA:
- the tbx21 gene encoding T-box transcription factor TBX21, with the protein MLVVFLITHALAELDAGVEPYDITRTPGAGLQMGGIGGNLYLSMLNGTETQTFGKNADIGGHFHHIGGGCKDLAEFKMGIQDARFYYPDSVASGQDALALPHHAEQVVGGYAAQPGRFYAQTLGGCPYGGVRSPPRNAVGQGYISGDGFPPGGKDLYSPSPESYPASFQHGFQRPPLYPLPGLQVCGKTQALLNNYPLWAKFHKFQTEMIITKQGRRMFPFLGFNISVLDPSAHYNVYVDVVLADQHHWRYQGGKWVQCGKAEGNMPGNRMYMHPDSPNTGAHWMRQEVSFSKLKLTNNKGSTNNVAQMIVLQSLHKYQPRLHIVEVKEDGSEDPFLSSKAQTFIFPETQFIAVTAYQNADITQLKIDHNPFAKGFRDNYDTLYAPPDSDRLTPSPTESQQLLPGGCYPQGYLSEQYMSPLSQGRFFSREPMAVGQQHRDPSSSPGPHSRWYLPPQQGVAANRLDFASSFDGDFSGNGFYKPFPLQTSAHHALSYYPDHHFASTSVSVSGAASASWSTSRPTPQYLGHPGKAAPGLGWFRPLSSSSSSSCSSTSPGNPRLHPPSLLEPLHPPPLQDKSKDTAEAAAQDPWLEPASVKSAASADSGLFEGSAGDAKKRRMSPYTSSTENSPAPRGAEVREKDSNVDADYYGYYTH; encoded by the exons ATGTTAGTAGTCTTTCTTATCACACATGCTCTTGCTGAACTGGACGCAGGAGTGGAGCCTTATGACATTACGCGCACACCGGGAGCGGGGCTGCAAATGGGCGGCATAGGTGGCAACCTCTACCTCAGCATGTTGAATGGGACTGAAACGCAAACTTTCGGAAAGAACGCCGACATCGGCGGTCACTTCCACCACATCGGCGGCGGCTGCAAGGACCTGGCCGAGTTTAAAATGGGGATCCAGGACGCGAGGTTTTACTACCCGGACTCCGTTGCGAGCGGGCAGGACGCCCTGGCTCTGCCCCACCACGCGGAGCAGGTGGTGGGAGGATACGCAGCGCAGCCGGGCAGGTTTTACGCGCAGACCCTCGGCGGGTGCCCGTACGGCGGAGTGCGCTCGCCGCCCAGGAACGCGGTCGGGCAGGGCTACATCTCGGGGGACGGGTTCCCCCCCGGCGGCAAGGACTTGTACTCTCCGTCTCCGGAGAGTTACCCGGCGAGCTTTCAGCACGGCTTCCAGCGGCCGCCCCTCTACCCGTTACCTGGGCTACAGGTGTGCGGGAAGACCCAGGCCCTGCTCAATAACTACCCGCTGTGGGCAAAGTTCCACAAGTTCCAGACGGAGATGATTATCACCAAACAGGGGAG GAGAATGTTTCCTTTCCTGGGCTTCAACATCAGTGTTCTGGATCCGTCCGCCCACTACAACGTCTACGTGGACGTGGTTCTGGCGGATCAGCACCACTGGAGGTACCAGGGCGGCAAGTGGGTCCAATGTGGGAAGGCGGAAGGTAACATGCCAG GAAACAGGATGTACATGCACCCCGACTCTCCCAACACAGGAGCTCACTGGATGAGACAAGAAGTGTCCTTCAGCAAACTCAAGCTCACCAACAACAAGGGCAGCACCAATAATGTGGCACAG aTGATCGTGCTTCAGTCGCTCCACAAGTACCAGCCTCGTCTTCACAtcgtggaggtgaaggaggacgGCTCCGAGGATCCCTTCCTCTCGTCCAAAGCTCAGACCTTCATCTTCCCGGAGACTCAGTTCATCGCCGTCACCGCTTATCAGAACGCAGAC ATCACTCAGCTGAAAATAGACCATAACCCCTTCGCCAAAGGTTTCCGCGACAACTACGACAC GCTCTACGCTCCACCCGACTCTGATcgcctcaccccctcccctacagagagccagcagctgCTACCAGGAGGCTGCTACCCTCAGGGGTACCTCTCTGAGCAGTACATGAGCCCCCTGTCCCAGGGCCGCTTCTTCAGCCGCGAGCCCATGGCCGTGGGCCAGCAGCACAGAGACCCGTCCTCCAGCCCGGGTCCCCACAGCCGCTGGTACCTGCCGCCCCAGCAGGGCGTGGCCGCAAACCGGCTCGACTTCGCTTCCTCCTTCGATGGGGACTTCTCTGGGAACGGCTTCTACAAACCCTTCCCCCTGCAGACATCCGCTCACCACGCGCTCAGCTACTACCCGGACCACCATTTTGCATCGACGAGCGTGTCCGTCTCGGGCGCCGCCTCGGCGAGCTGGTCCACCAGCCGGCCCACCCCTCAGTACCTCGGCCACCCGGGCAAGGCCGCCCCGGGCCTGGGCTGGTTTCGGCCCttgtcgtcctcctcgtcctcctcgtgcTCCTCCACGTCGCCGGGCAACCCCCGGCTGCACCCGCCCTCGCTGCTCGAGCCCCTGCATCCGCCCCCGCTGCAGGACAAGTCCAAAGACACAGCGGAGGCGGCGGCGCAGGACCCCTGGCTCGAGCCCGCCTCCGTGAAATCGGCGGCCTCGGCCGACTCGGGCCTGTTTGAGGGCAGCGCCGGGGACgccaagaagaggaggatgtcGCCGTACACGTCCAGCACTGAAAACTCCCCGGCCCCCCGCGGGGCAGAGGTCCGCGAGAAGGACAGCAACGTCGACGCAGACTACTATGGCTATTACACCCACTGA